A genomic segment from Halomonas sp. TA22 encodes:
- a CDS encoding CTP synthase: MTRYIFVTGGVVSSLGKGIASASLAAILEARGLKVTMLKLDPYINVDPGTMSPFQHGEVFVTEDGAETDLDLGHYERFIRTKMTQGNNFTTGRVYENVLRKERRGDYLGGTVQVIPHITDEIKRRVYEGGEGFDVALVEIGGTVGDIESLPFLESIRQIRSELGANRAIFMHLTLVPYIKTAGETKTKPTQHSVKELRSIGIQPDILICRSEVELEESERRKIALFTNVEERAVVPLQDADTIYRIPLMLHEHGLDEIVCDKLRLEAQPADLAEWIHVLDAKLNPLKSINIAMVGKYMELLDAYKSLNEALIHAGIQSRVKINIDYIDAEIIERQGTERLAGKDAILVPGGFGERGVEGKIATARYARENKVPYLGICLGMQVAVIEFARHIAGWEDANSTEFTRDTLHPVVGLITEWINAEGKIELRDEASDLGGTMRLGGQLCHLKAGSKAREAYGADEIVERHRHRFEVNNQFIDELEKAGLIVSGKSVDQSLVEMIELPDHPWFVACQFHPEFTSTPRDGHPLFSGFVNAALEHKNVRARLHAQAQPQG; encoded by the coding sequence ATGACACGATATATCTTCGTGACCGGCGGCGTTGTGTCCTCTCTCGGCAAGGGCATTGCGTCGGCTTCGCTGGCGGCGATTCTCGAGGCTCGCGGCCTCAAGGTCACCATGCTCAAGCTGGATCCCTATATCAATGTCGATCCCGGCACCATGAGCCCTTTCCAGCATGGTGAGGTATTCGTCACCGAAGATGGCGCTGAAACCGATCTCGATCTGGGGCACTACGAGCGCTTCATCCGCACCAAGATGACCCAGGGCAACAACTTCACCACCGGCCGCGTCTACGAGAACGTGCTGCGAAAGGAACGCCGCGGCGATTACCTGGGTGGCACGGTGCAGGTGATCCCGCACATCACCGATGAGATCAAGCGGCGGGTCTACGAGGGTGGCGAGGGTTTCGACGTGGCGCTGGTCGAGATCGGCGGTACCGTCGGCGATATCGAGTCGCTGCCGTTTCTCGAGTCGATTCGCCAGATCAGAAGTGAGCTTGGCGCCAACCGCGCGATCTTCATGCACCTGACGCTTGTGCCCTATATCAAGACCGCCGGCGAGACCAAGACCAAGCCGACCCAGCACAGCGTCAAGGAGCTGCGCTCGATCGGTATCCAGCCTGACATCCTGATCTGCCGAAGCGAAGTCGAACTCGAGGAGAGCGAGCGGCGCAAGATCGCGCTGTTCACCAATGTCGAGGAGCGTGCGGTGGTGCCGCTGCAGGATGCCGATACCATTTACCGCATTCCGCTGATGCTGCACGAACATGGTCTTGACGAGATCGTCTGCGACAAGCTGCGCCTCGAGGCGCAACCGGCCGACCTCGCCGAGTGGATTCATGTCCTCGACGCCAAGCTCAATCCGCTCAAATCGATCAACATCGCCATGGTCGGCAAGTACATGGAGCTGCTCGACGCCTACAAGTCGCTCAACGAGGCGCTGATCCATGCCGGCATCCAGAGCCGGGTCAAGATCAACATCGACTACATCGATGCCGAGATCATCGAGCGCCAGGGCACCGAGCGGCTGGCCGGCAAGGATGCCATTCTGGTGCCGGGCGGCTTCGGCGAGCGCGGCGTGGAGGGCAAGATCGCCACGGCCCGTTATGCCCGCGAGAACAAGGTGCCCTATCTCGGCATCTGCCTGGGCATGCAGGTGGCGGTGATCGAGTTCGCCCGGCATATTGCCGGTTGGGAGGACGCCAACTCCACCGAGTTCACCCGCGATACTCTGCATCCGGTGGTGGGCCTGATCACCGAATGGATCAACGCCGAAGGCAAGATCGAGCTGCGTGACGAGGCCTCCGACCTGGGGGGCACCATGCGTCTCGGCGGACAGCTCTGTCACCTCAAGGCGGGCTCCAAGGCGCGTGAGGCCTATGGGGCCGATGAGATTGTCGAGCGTCACCGCCACCGCTTCGAGGTCAACAACCAGTTCATCGACGAGCTGGAGAAGGCCGGGTTGATCGTCTCCGGCAAGAGCGTCGATCAGTCGCTGGTCGAGATGATCGAGCTGCCCGATCACCCCTGGTTCGTGGCGTGCCAGTTCCACCCGGAGTTCACCTCAACCCCGCGTGACGGCCATCCGCTGTTCTCCGGCTTCGTCAATGCCGCGCTTGAGCACAAGAACGTGCGGGCCCGCCTGCATGCTCAGGCGCAACCCCAGGGCTGA
- the kdsA gene encoding 3-deoxy-8-phosphooctulonate synthase, translating into MSDQEKIIEFAGLRAGNSLPLMLFGGMNVLESRELALEVAAAYVEVTSKLGIPYVFKASFDKANRSSIHSYRGPGLEKGLEVLAEVKSRFGVPVITDVHEPWQAAPAAEVADIIQLPAFLARQTDLVVAMAATGAVINIKKPQFLAPQEMRHILSKCREAGNDRLILCERGSSFGYNNLIVDMLGFGDMKQTGYPLFFDVTHSLQRPGGRADSADGRRAQVAELARAGVAVGLAGLFLEAHPDPDAALCDGPCALPLDQLEPFLTQLKVLDDLVKGFAPLEIT; encoded by the coding sequence ATGAGCGATCAGGAGAAGATCATTGAATTCGCCGGCCTTAGGGCCGGCAATTCATTACCGCTGATGCTGTTTGGCGGCATGAATGTACTCGAGTCCCGCGAGCTGGCGCTCGAGGTTGCCGCGGCCTATGTCGAGGTCACGTCCAAGCTCGGTATCCCCTATGTATTCAAGGCGAGCTTCGACAAAGCCAACCGCAGTTCGATCCACTCCTATCGTGGCCCCGGCCTCGAGAAGGGGCTTGAGGTCCTCGCCGAGGTGAAGTCGCGCTTCGGTGTGCCGGTCATCACCGACGTTCACGAGCCCTGGCAGGCGGCGCCCGCCGCCGAGGTGGCCGATATCATCCAGCTGCCGGCGTTTCTGGCGCGCCAGACCGACCTGGTGGTGGCCATGGCAGCCACTGGTGCCGTGATCAACATCAAGAAGCCGCAATTCCTGGCCCCCCAGGAGATGCGCCATATCCTCAGCAAGTGCCGCGAGGCCGGTAACGACCGCTTGATTCTTTGCGAGCGCGGCTCGAGCTTCGGCTACAACAATCTCATCGTCGACATGCTGGGGTTCGGCGACATGAAGCAGACCGGCTACCCGCTGTTCTTCGATGTCACCCATTCGCTGCAGCGCCCCGGCGGGCGTGCCGACAGTGCTGACGGCCGGCGCGCCCAGGTCGCGGAGCTGGCGCGGGCCGGCGTTGCCGTAGGGCTTGCCGGGCTGTTTCTCGAAGCGCATCCGGACCCGGACGCCGCGCTGTGCGATGGTCCATGTGCGCTGCCGCTGGACCAGCTCGAGCCGTTCCTTACCCAGCTCAAGGTGCTCGACGACCTCGTCAAGGGGTTTGCGCCACTGGAGATTACCTGA